A window of Theileria parva strain Muguga chromosome 4 map unlocalized ctg_529, whole genome shotgun sequence genomic DNA:
CGGGAATGTTCAATTTGTCGTAAATCGCTCAGGGAACGAAACCCTTGCCACGTTGTGTTCCCTTAACCCATACATGTCCACATCTTATATTTAAACACGTTGgataaataacaaaaacTGTATACTAACAATATGGCCCAAATtaagaaatttaatttgattttaaaattttacacatctaaCCATTAATACTCTTCAGTTGAGctttttaagtttatattaaaCTTCTCAAAAGGGAATCCGAGTTTTTTAAGGTCCATTTCTACTACCTTAAGTTcctaaacaaattatttgatcGTGAATTGCatttatttagtaaattacCTTTACAAGATGCTGATAAGCACCTTTAGAGTTATCAAATTCCCAAACAccctttaaaatattatatagcGAATACAATCCAAACATTAAAAGTGATAAGAAAACAGcctaaatttaaaatttaatttatgatattttaaagtacAAGTAAAAAAAGTTTAAGGGCGTGTTTATGTTTAAATCTGTATAAATATAGGCAGAATCCGACACAAACAGCAGAGACTGATAAGATTATCTTTCCAGAGGAGCATTGACAATCTTCGTccatatataaatttaaatttgaaatataaaataaattttaaaatgttagaattgttaaaaatattttacaattacaGGTCATAGTTCCCACTGAAGTATGCCGAGGCATCATACGTTTTACACATGATTTGCCTTCCATTAAACCACCTTGTGTTTAGTGCTCTTACAGCATTATCGGCATCTAAATATCATTATTAGGAAATACAAATACCCTCAGGCGTGTTGAATACTACAAAAACTGATAGAGTATCATTATTTGCAGAAAAGTGTAAGTAAACAGAAGTTACAGTCCCATATTTATTACACTCAACCTTGACCTAaaaagaattttaaatggATTACTAACCTCATTAGCTAAATTCTCATCAGCGAGTTTAGGATCCACCATGTTATAGATTACAATCACGTTAGATGTGCCAACCACTGATGACTCCGGTGCCAAAGTGACTTGTATCTTAGATCCAGCGATTTCAAATCCATTCATTGTGGAGCAAACAGTTTGTGCCACATTTGCACTTACAAAGTCTATATAACCCAGAGCGAAAAACGCTCCGGGTAACATTTCTCGTGAATATAAAACGCATTCTGTAATGTTTCCAAACGGCTCAAATATTCTTCTGATATCTGATGCCGCCAGTTCAAATGGTACATTCTCTAAAACAACTCTTTTACCATTCAGTTCCGGTGGTGTTGCCCCAATTGTGAATGATGGAGTCGATGCCGATATTTTTGTCAGCACATTATCTACAAAGTAATTGAGGCAGTATTTATTtgttagtatataaattgtaacTCACTTGTATCAACTCTGACTCCTGACCGGTTTTGTAAAAAGGTTGCTGCAGCCACAGCTCCTGCTGCCAGAGGGTTAGAGAGTGGATTATTATATCCAATGGGACAAATTCCTGTgcaattaaattaatatacaattacaaatttgataatttattattaaagtaCCCGATGAGGATCCAGATGATGAAATGTTTGGGCGAGCTAGTTTAATAGGTTTTCCCTTTATGTGAAATCCCTGCATAGAATTTAGTGCAAGGTCTGCTGATTCCTTTTTCCTATATTCAACAAAGCAAAAGCCCTTAACCTTATTAGTATCAGGTTCCGTTGGTAGAtcaatgtttaaaatatcacCAAA
This region includes:
- a CDS encoding Dolichol-phosphate mannosyltransferase subunit 3 (DPM3) family protein, with protein sequence MDEDCQCSSGKIILSVSAVCVGFCLYLYRFKHKHALKLFLLAVFLSLLMFGLYSLYNILKGVWEFDNSKGAYQHLVKELKVVEMDLKKLGFPFEKFNINLKSSTEEY
- the Puf60 gene encoding RNA recognition motif family protein (or RNP domain; RBD; RRM), which translates into the protein MSHYRRSYSRDGSYDDYRSSRHHKRDSDRYEHKYKKRSRSRSHYRSRHRHRSRTRSRGRDYDRDYDRDYDRDRDKHSYSRDKRHYSEASDSERKTASSSLTTESTRKAYSTDFKSINKKQSSWDSLTPVSSISPELCDTKSLINNKKPEQSKAPEEPQKSYKIYIGQLDPSCTIEDIRVIFSSFGDILNIDLPTEPDTNKVKGFCFVEYRKKESADLALNSMQGFHIKGKPIKLARPNISSSGSSSGICPIGYNNPLSNPLAAGAVAAATFLQNRSGVRVDTNNVLTKISASTPSFTIGATPPELNGKRVVLENVPFELAASDIRRIFEPFGNITECVLYSREMLPGAFFALGYIDFVSANVAQTVCSTMNGFEIAGSKIQVTLAPESSVVGTSNVIVIYNMVDPKLADENLANEVKVECNKYGTVTSVYLHFSANNDTLSVFVVFNTPEDADNAVRALNTRWFNGRQIMCKTYDASAYFSGNYDL